DNA from Daucus carota subsp. sativus chromosome 1, DH1 v3.0, whole genome shotgun sequence:
TGGACATTTACTTTTTCTGGTTCAGACTTTCTTTATAACTTGGCTCAAGAAATAGATACTTTAAAATAATTCTGTGTGATATTCGTGTTGCTTGTctgaattttaataatttcgGAATTGAATCGAGTTTCTCTctcgaaaaataaataatgtttttaataatacatGTTTCATGTGTGTAGAATTAGTAGTACAAGTTAAGTAGCATGGTGGGCTTAAACAGTGATTGATTAATTAATAGAAGCACTACACATTATAATAGGATGGCATTAGCGCCTAGTGATTGAAGTGACCAAGATCATGATGGCCACGACCCGGACAAACAAAACGACAAGCGATGATAGTGATTGTAAttggattttattttttggTGTTTAAGGTAAAGTAAATCACTACTTAGTACTCCTTAATGGGAACAAGGTTTTTAGTTATGCAAAAGCAAAGAATGTTAAACGAGTTGGGGGGGAAGGGGGAGTTCATACATGTATGCTGGTCTCTGTATTGACGTGTATTATTCGATATCTcgatttatatctgatttttcTCCGATTTAAAGAAATAAtagatatttcatatttattttaaaaattgtctATGACCAAAatcaaacataaataaaatatatttttaatatgataatagattATGCAAAAATTTGCAATGTATGTTTAGAGATTagtcaaatatatttaacatcaaCATGTTCActgtatttttagaaaaagataatgtgtgattggaatgaacaaaattttatatattatgtgataCAAGTTAAAATTGTTCCATTTCGCTGGTTGAAAATGCTCTACAGCATTTCATCTTTCCATCGGTTTACATACTGTGAATGATCTTGTAATATTTACATTTTGAGTGTAATTGGGCCATGGACTGGTTTGGGTAATTTATATTCAATCTTCTAGAGTCCATGCATCACAGAGAACTAGAATGATCAATTGATCATAGGACAAAGCCCAGCCCATTGCTTCAACCCTCTGCCAGTATTAAAAATTGTATTCCTAATATATAGCTGATACATGAATGCAtgcttaaataattaaattgtacTCGTATCATTTAAGTTTACATCTAATCCGCATACTACTACTTGTACATTTGTACATCTTTTTTACCAATCATGCAATTAAATTTCTGCTTTTGTGTTGAGATAATAAAATCCTCTCTCCGTTGcgttttatgttatttttgggGAAAATTTCTCCCAGAATAttactttttctatttttttatttaacattttgacttttgacacatatttttagATTGATTTATCGGAGagtgaaaattattatttttgaaatagaatttttatgaattaaaattttgattgtatatCTTTATTTAGAATTTCTTGTTTATGAAATTACACTTTTAACTACCGATCACAGTCTAAAGTCAAAATGTCAACTAAGAAAACAGAGGAAATAACATAATTTAATCTAGTGCAATTATAACATATAGataatgatattaaatattcaacttaCATATTTTGGATATGTCTAATTTTTTATGGGACGGAAAGAATGGTTAACTAAAGCTACTACCGGCATCATTTTTTGGGTGGTGAAAATAAACTCCTGCAAGACTATATTGAACTGAGAAAATGATTTCAGAGCATTATTCATTATTGCATTAGCTATTTCATTATCCGCCATTGATCTATGATGTATGTTTCTGGTTGAAATCATACCTTTTATAAACATTATTACTTACTGGAAGAAGATGAACAATGTTATCAACctgaaatcatttaaaaaactGTTCTTGATTTTAACTACAACATTGTAAAATGATCGACTTTGTCAAATGGCCATGATATCATGTATGTCCTACTTGATGTACTCTACCTGTGCAATACAACAAATGATTTGGCAGCATAATCCTCTATGATCATCCTGAAAGCACCAGCTAATTAGTATATTCAGAATACAGATtaaatatgtgttgaacaatGCATTATTCATTTAGCGGCTTTTAATAATACATTGACATTTCGACAGAGCTGACTATCTAACATTGTACACAAATTTGGGCTTAAGAGTGGTCTCGAGTTTGAATCCTTTATCCTAACGCATTTCTGGAGATTTGGAATGCGTAGACCACGTACTTATGTTGCAGTCTTAAGCATAAGGAGGAGAGAAATTCAAATTACAGGGCCTGCTGTTGAGTAGATTAGAGGAGACACTGCTTCTGGCTTTTTTCGATAAGAAGTCGGCTTCTATTTTTCTTAACTCCTtagtccacttctttattttaagtaagaagcacttctttttctttttttttgccagaaagcacttttttttttaatttacccATACGGTCCGTTGGAACTTGGAACACCTGAACAGCTGTTGAGCCAACTAAGCAAATCTCACTCTACAATAGTACCTTATTATCTGTTTTGGCCTAGGACTTGAGGAGTTATCTGAGTGCTTATATTCTAGTTTTCTCCTTCTCCAACAACTGATGCAGGACAACCAAAATATCGTTATAATTTCAATGATTTTTTAATTCATTAGTAAATTTTCGCTTCATTAAAATAATGAATAGTTTGAATATATAGTAAGCTGTTAAAGTTCCGGGCCAAATGCAAGTGACAATGGCCTCAGATGATTTGGATACAACCAAGAACTTATGCCTTCCGAGAAATCAGATTGCCTGTACTTATTAGCCATACAAGGGCAATCATAACTTACTAATCGAAACTTAAGGTAAGGTCCCGGATGGATGCGCCTTACATTTACCTTAGAATGGGACAGGGAAACTGttttctgcaatcaaaacattCACTGTTAATACCATAAACAAAGCAAAAGTTAAAACTGAAACTGAAGAACTTGTCTGCCTCTCTCCTATTGGTGAAATCAGAATGTTTTTATCTTGTTACACTCAATAACAACTGTGCTAATACAACAGATAGTTTATAACTTGATCTTCTAAGTCAGTTGTTAACCTTTCATTATCAACTTAATTTTTTAGCCACTTTGTATAGTTATCTTATTCTAACATCACCTAAGCCAACTATCAATACATATAATAACCACAAATGTGactgataatttttattagaataTATAATGACCACTAGGCAATGCCACAATAGGAAATATTTTCGAGAGAAAGGATCAATCAGTCACTTTCTTCATCTTCCTTTGCTCTCCTTGATATCAAAACAAGAATTCACAATCTAGGTTTGTATAGCAAAACACTATGGACAGGCTTGTGAAGCCAGATGTGAAGGAAGTGAACATAATATTCAACCGAAACCAAAAATGTTTCGCCACCTTCAAGCTTAGCAATCTCATGCACACCATGAATGTTGCTGTTTCACTTACTACTACCAATCcatctcttctttctttttcaaatcCGCTGTCTATCATCCCACCTCTCTCGACTATGTGTTTCACTCTTATGTTATCTAAGCCTTCTGCTCAGCCTCCTTTATCTAGTCCTCTGGATACGATTCTAGTCAAGTCATCGGTGCTTCCCAAAGGAAAGGCTACTCAGGAGGAGCTTCGTCGTATGTTCTTGAAATCAGGGTCACAGATATTTAAGGATGCCATCATCCCCATCACCTTTGTAGGCCCTCATGTTGTCGAATTCCTCCTCACTCCTGCTCCAAGAAAGCTTGATATTTCTTTTCTTCTGGAGAAAGCAATTTCAGCCTGTGATGAATCCCAACTTTCTCTTTTACTGAGAGCTGCTGCTAGGTGTGGGAACTCCTACTTCGCTTCTgttctgattgaagctggagccGACGTGAATAATAGGGATTcaagcaagctgtctgtgatgGCACTGGCTGTTCAATCAGGAAATGCTGATCTGATTGAAATCTTGATTGATTCTGGTTACTTAATTGATAATTCTGTTGATTGGCTATTGCACAAAGCTGCAGCTATGGACCGAGTAGAATTACTGGAGGTTCTGTGTTTGAGCTGTttagatataaatttgaattcaGCTGATATGAATGGTAGAACAGCTCTTCATGTTGCTGCAATTTATGGACACGTGGAGGCTCTTCGGTTCCTTGTATCAGTGGGAAGTGATCCTGATGTTGTAGACTGTGATGGCTGGACTCCGCTTCATTGTGCTTCTGCTGAAGGACACATTAAAGCAGTTGAATTTCTGCtagattgtttaaaatatgtGAAATATGCAGTTACTAAAGATGGACAGACTGCTTATGCTCTAGCATTCAAAAAGGGGTACTCCAAATTATACGACATGTTACATTTAGGGGACGTTTTGCATAAAGCTGCAACAACAGATGATGTAGAAGGACTAAAGAGTTGTCTTGCAAAAGGTATTGAAGTGAACGGAAAGGATCAAAATGGTTGGACCCCTTTGCATAGAGCAGCATTCAAGGGCCAGATCAAGAGTGTTAAGCTTTTGCTTAGCTATGGAGCTAAGACCAATGTTGTTGATGATCATGGTCACACTCCTCTTCATCGTGCAGTTGAGGCAGGACATGTGAACGTGGCAATGACTTTGATTGGCCACGGAGCTAAGCCAAATATGAAGGGCCTAAAAGGCGCGGTTCCACTGCATTTGGAATGTTATAAGAAGCATCTGTCTCTCGTGTCTCCTTTAGGCGGGGAGAAAGAAAGAGCTTAAAActgttagaatacaatatgatcCTCGTAAGCCCTCCTCGTAACACCTTCAGATTTTAGGAGAACTGATCACTTAACATGATAATGTATAAGTTATTAGTCGCATTTATGTGCATAGTTTTAGTCCAAGGTTGTACATTCCGGTGCCAAGAAACTATGTTAGTTTTTAGATGGCCATGAAATGAGATGAAGTAGAAACCTCTGTTTTCTATCCAAATTCGATGTTTAAGGAAACAATCATGTGTACATAATCTTCACTTTACTTTCATGTCTGTTGTGATTCTTGAATGAGAAATACAATCTGTTAGGTTTGTCAAGCACTGTGGAGGAACTGAAGCTCAGACCATGAAAATAAGATGCCTTTCTGGGTGAAACTCAGTATTCTGATTCCTAGTCTTTGTCGATATGTGAGTGTTTTTTTGCTCCAAATCAATTTTCATGACGCATGagcaacttaaaataattacaGCGGCCGCTGACGTACATCAACAAAGTGAAGTGTACACTTCATCATGCCCAACTCCAATAATTACAGTTGAGAGTAGAGCTGAACAAAAAGACCGGGCCTAAAAAGACCGTCTGGTCTGGCCCGGTAAAAAGACCGGATAAAGCCCGTCTACTAAAAGCCCGGCCCGGTCTTTATCTGGCGTGCAAGTCCTTACAAGTCCTtgattttttgtcaaaaatctggcccggcccggcccggcaAAAAATCTGGCCTGGATAAAGACCGGTCTAAAGCCTGGATAAAAGCCCGAAAAGCCCGGATGAAAAGCCCGATTAACCTATAAATTGGAGTTTTTTACACATCCAAGTCcatgtataaatattaaacatatccCCACATCAACTAGATTAATTAATGCTACACGTActgacacaaatttatatacaaaatttaaattaatttcaatcAATTCAagatatgtatacatatatatcacgtCAATTCATTTATACAACTCAAATTTCAGTTAAATAGAATGATATGGAAAAACTCAATAAAAAAAggtcatataattatttaaaatcataactAAAAAAAGCCCGGATAAAAGCCCGGTTAAATCTGGCCCGGCCTGGTAGGCCGAAGTAGGCCtcattttttcataataaatctggcccggcccggcccggttTTTGAAAAGCCCGGTCCgggtttttgaaaaaaagtccGGGCTTTTGAAGGACCGGTCCCGGGCCTAGTGGGCCGGTCCTTTTGTTCAGCTCTAGTTGAGAGTGAGTTTTAATTGGGTGCATTATTCATGACATCCAacgatttaattttaaaaaaattgtatcagaATCTTACATTAATAAAATGGAGTGTACATCTCAGTATGCCCAACTCCGATATAATTGAGTGCACTATTCATGAAATCCAACGATTTAATTTaagaattagaattttaaattaaactacaaaattGAGTGATactctattaaaattttaaattatactcaaAAATTTGATGGAattcaattgaaattatttaaaatccattaaatttgattatattcaAATCCTCATGAATTTTTTGACTTCATAGAAGATAGATTTTTGTGGGATTGTTCGgtgtattttataattttttgaaattccaccataatctatgagattttgaagtatcGGTTTAAATCCTAAACAACTCTGCAAAATTCATGTAAAATCTGTGTGAAATCCAAATCAAATACCCCGCTGAGGTGAATTCTTTACATCGGAGTTGGGCTCGGAGATTaggataaatatataaaataatataaagtaatAATAAAGAGTAAAAAAAATGGAGAAAGTGGTGGAAtccatttatataataaaattttactatttttgaaaagtTTTGTAGCctaaagaaatgagtgggactaaaaaaatgaaatcgtACAAAATCCAGTGGGATCGAGGGAgtacaatttattaaaatatatgaatcatatatattcaattaaaatccaACTTGAATACACCTTCCTTAAAAAAATTGTgggaaaaaattatttcaaaattatttcagaaaaaacTTGAGAAATTATTCAATaactttttatgaatttttctcaaatattttttccaaaaaattttCTTGGAAAATTCTCTAAAACTATTTTAAGAATTTCCCCCGAAATATGctctataaaaatatattttaaataaataatcatcaaaaacaaaattttccgAAATCAAATTATATTCCGATAAACAAACAAgacattttaagttttaacccTAAATTAGCCAGAAAGATAAATATTTTGCAAGTATACACCCTAAAAATTGAGAAGCAGAATCAGTTTGGCAAGAGCCCAAGCCCAAGC
Protein-coding regions in this window:
- the LOC108222308 gene encoding protein VAPYRIN-LIKE yields the protein MDRLVKPDVKEVNIIFNRNQKCFATFKLSNLMHTMNVAVSLTTTNPSLLSFSNPLSIIPPLSTMCFTLMLSKPSAQPPLSSPLDTILVKSSVLPKGKATQEELRRMFLKSGSQIFKDAIIPITFVGPHVVEFLLTPAPRKLDISFLLEKAISACDESQLSLLLRAAARCGNSYFASVLIEAGADVNNRDSSKLSVMALAVQSGNADLIEILIDSGYLIDNSVDWLLHKAAAMDRVELLEVLCLSCLDINLNSADMNGRTALHVAAIYGHVEALRFLVSVGSDPDVVDCDGWTPLHCASAEGHIKAVEFLLDCLKYVKYAVTKDGQTAYALAFKKGYSKLYDMLHLGDVLHKAATTDDVEGLKSCLAKGIEVNGKDQNGWTPLHRAAFKGQIKSVKLLLSYGAKTNVVDDHGHTPLHRAVEAGHVNVAMTLIGHGAKPNMKGLKGAVPLHLECYKKHLSLVSPLGGEKERA